One Pseudomonas muyukensis DNA segment encodes these proteins:
- a CDS encoding WYL domain-containing protein, which yields MPFATTRATLSRQWALLRQLPSRSPGITSAELVWRLRDVGFSVSKRTVERDLNELSLIFPLERNDKSIPFGWHWSATAGSELRGNFDLHGYLRGDTLQPGQEDGIELQAWISDLLARRLREAPLTGDMQLTALEQGHRLRATVADGWSLRWWLLSQGDGLVVEAPQALREEIARTLASAAAQYLK from the coding sequence TTGCCGTTCGCCACCACCCGCGCCACCCTCAGCCGACAATGGGCGTTGCTGCGCCAGTTGCCCAGTCGCTCCCCCGGGATCACCAGTGCCGAACTGGTGTGGCGCCTGCGTGACGTGGGTTTCAGTGTCAGCAAGCGCACGGTCGAGCGCGACCTCAACGAGCTGTCGTTGATCTTCCCGCTGGAGCGCAACGACAAGAGCATTCCGTTCGGCTGGCACTGGTCAGCCACTGCCGGCAGCGAGTTGCGCGGCAATTTCGACCTGCATGGCTACCTGCGCGGCGACACCTTGCAGCCTGGGCAGGAGGACGGTATCGAATTGCAGGCGTGGATCAGCGACCTGCTGGCGCGGCGCCTGCGCGAGGCGCCGCTGACCGGCGACATGCAGCTGACGGCCCTGGAGCAGGGGCACAGGCTGCGCGCGACCGTGGCCGACGGCTGGTCGTTGCGCTGGTGGCTGCTGAGCCAGGGGGATGGGCTGGTGGTGGAGGCGCCGCAGGCGCTGCGCGAGGAGATCGCGCGGACCCTGGCCTCGGCGG
- a CDS encoding tetratricopeptide repeat protein: protein MSAASNIHSLLARLLPERIVPAPARPGQRHRLFAGVGMPSQQALPGERFGLIDRLDEAVDLQAVYHDLCRQALLGNVAALNDLGWIWLNGKYWRGDTSLAGHLLRMAALQGNAAAWFNLGQQHYFGKGVEVSYANAAEYYRHAFERGMVHAAAALGDLYEEEVCEGDQVWQVDPLEAYQWFLRGAQRGEKRCRFEVGYRLLHGVYVEADTRAGLYWLELAAATGVMHAAEELAVYFSSRDATRYLGWRDQAIQLGSTLALTMKLEDQIQP, encoded by the coding sequence ATGTCTGCCGCCAGCAATATCCATTCGCTGCTTGCCCGGCTGCTTCCCGAGCGGATCGTGCCGGCGCCGGCGCGCCCGGGCCAGCGTCACCGGCTGTTCGCCGGGGTCGGCATGCCCAGCCAGCAGGCACTGCCCGGCGAGCGTTTCGGCCTGATCGATCGCCTGGACGAAGCGGTCGACTTGCAGGCGGTGTATCACGACCTGTGTCGCCAGGCCCTGCTGGGCAACGTGGCGGCGCTCAATGACCTGGGCTGGATCTGGCTCAACGGCAAGTACTGGCGCGGCGACACTTCGCTGGCCGGCCACCTGCTGCGCATGGCGGCGTTGCAGGGCAATGCGGCGGCCTGGTTCAACCTGGGGCAGCAGCACTACTTCGGCAAGGGCGTGGAGGTCAGCTACGCCAATGCGGCGGAGTACTACCGGCATGCCTTCGAGCGCGGCATGGTGCATGCCGCCGCGGCCTTGGGCGATTTGTACGAGGAGGAGGTCTGCGAGGGCGACCAGGTGTGGCAGGTCGATCCGCTCGAGGCCTACCAGTGGTTCCTGCGCGGTGCCCAGCGCGGCGAAAAGCGTTGCCGTTTCGAGGTTGGCTATCGCTTGCTGCATGGCGTGTACGTGGAGGCCGACACCCGGGCCGGGCTGTACTGGCTGGAACTGGCGGCGGCGACCGGGGTGATGCATGCCGCCGAGGAGTTGGCCGTGTACTTCAGCAGCCGCGACGCGACGCGCTACCTGGGCTGGCGTGACCAGGCCATCCAGCTGGGCAGCACCCTGGCACTGACCATGAAGCTGGAAGACCAGATCCAGCCTTGA